In the genome of Neodiprion fabricii isolate iyNeoFabr1 chromosome 4, iyNeoFabr1.1, whole genome shotgun sequence, the window GTCTCCATTGTaacattataaaattatttatatttattagcAAGTACtattaattaaattatgaCGAATTGTACTATACATGCAGTAGAGccatttctatattttctccaggaaaattattttatatctttcTGAAACTTGTGATAATAAAAACTCAATCGAACTGATACTCATATGAGAAGagtataatacatatgcaCTGCATGAAGGAACTTTGTAGAAAGAAATCGGTCAAGTTCTACGCATTGATATATCGATTAAATGCAATCGCTAGTAATTGAAGAGTTGATTATTAGACTCAAATGTAAATAATCATTGTTATTCTAAATCTTATCTGTCTTTATGTGCTTGATTAGGTCACAGCATCAGATGTCTTCTACCTTTAATACGATTTACAAGGTTGCAAATTTTTAGTGCTGGACCCAACTTCAACCCCATGTACTTCATCATCATGTCTGAGTTCAGAAGCAGCAGCGCCTTACCATCAATTTCCTGTcaaagattaaaatttttgacatgaataataatgtaattcaAGCTTTCCATTCAAGAGAAACGTTACCATATGTTTATGTGAACAATAGTAGAATTGCACTGGTATAGTTTGATCTTTTCATTGTGATTATTAAGGTATGGTTGGAAAAGGGTTACTATTTACTATCTTATGAATAATACAAGATTTCACTGAAACTTACATGTTTCCTGAATAGATCTGCATGTTGGCCTAATGCAGGATCCGTCGCAGCTATGTATTGAATGACATCCTCTATAGTCCACTCAGCAGGCTCTGAAGAAGAGATTCTGCTAGCTGGACTTTCAGATTGTGTTGTCGATGTGGCTGCTTCTAATTCTGAAATAAAAGCTAAGCTATTTCTCAACTATACTTTGACAAAGGTTGAATTTGATCACACCTAATCCAGAAATTCTTGAGGATCTATTTGTGGATCTAGTTTCCTTAAAATCGGAAATCAATGTCTTGGCAATTCTTACCAAGGACCGGCTTTCTCGGTTGTTTGGCTGCTGTGGGTGAGGTTGGTATGTTTGTAGAAACAGGGCCAGGACTGGATTGGAGGGGTGGTGCGGTGGTTGTGGGATTTTGTTGGCTATCGGAGGACCATCTCCGTTTCTCAGCTGTGCCATTCGACTCGTCCCTTTTGTTGGATGGCGATTGCTGTACAGGACATTTTGTACACTGTTCCTTTCGCCTGAAGAGCATATGTTCACAGGCACACACATCTTCGAGTTGTCTTCTGATGTATGTGTAaaaatcttcttcttctaaaAACACTGGTAACCTCACAGATGTTGGTTTGCTTTCAAGAGTCAGATTAATGCACTCTCCTTCACCCCGTTTCAACAAACTTAGCATTTGTCTGGGGCTGATCGCTGCCATTAGCAGGGCTTGAAAAATGTCTCTTGTTACGCTTAGCATTGGTCCTGAACCAAACTGAGCGGGCATAGCTTTCACTTTACGAGGATCAAAATAAGGACCAGATGAACAATTGTGATTCACAAACATCGTTACTGTAACAAAAGATATACACATTTCAGGACGCAAATTTCGCATCAATGTCAGATACTTCTGATACTCCATTGAATCTTCAAGCTCGAAAATGATGGTTACATCATTGTTCAAAAGGTTATCAtaccattttcaaattgacgaGTTTTGGTATTTGCCGTGCTTGTATCTGGTTCTGTCGCCGGTTGCGGAGGTACGCTCGATCCAGCTGGGCTGACTAAGGCTACTGCTGGTTCTCCCCCTGACACAGTAAGCACTGGCAAGACATTACTTGTCCTCGATTTGAATCTGTTTTGTCCAGTTGCTatagtaaaaatatgaatattaacACATCGATCAAGAGTAATTTAATTACGATAGTACTTCCGTGGTTGTTCAAAACCATCCAACTTATAAATTTTGTCATgcaagaaataatttatttctatttattatcTAATCATGATGGATCACAATATTtctgtttaaaatttaaaaaatactttcaCAACTGTGTATCTGtatcagaaaaattaaatttaattggGCTTACATTTTTGCCTCGGTGGCTGTAGCGGATGTCCGCTTTTAAAGCACCAGCCTGCAGGAAATATATCCCGAGAATCGTAACGGCACCAGTAATCAAAAGCACCTCTCCATCCATCGAAAGTTATGTGAATAATGTCATCCTTTACAGCGCCAACAGTTGCCGTGCATATAAGTTGTGGATTTTTCTTATCAATAGCTTCGAGCTTGTACCCAACTTCGAAGAGATTGGAACGTGGATCTTTTGGTTCCCGTTTAAAAACTTTAGCTGGTGCCATTTCAGCGCCATTAAGCGTTTTCAAAAGAAACATTGGCCAGCTAGATGCATTCATCCGGAAACCTAGCGGTGGTTGTAACATTCCACCAGATTTTTCGCAGTGACCAATCGGATGTATTTCATTGCTATCTACCAAGCGCCAAAAATCGTTTTTGTTATCCGAACCATCGAGTCGCAATCTTAATCTCGGCCCCAAGACTCCAACTACTGTTGCGATGCATGTAGAAGTCAAGTTGCGAGGGTCCAGTGCCTCAAGTTTCATTCccattttaaattcatttgttGGCGGAACTTCGTGCTGCCATTTTACAGggaaatatcaatttaatcAATGGGTAGATTTTATACTGTGCAAAAAAGGAAACTAAAATAGAAGATGAAAACAAGTAGTACCTGTTTAAAGCAATCAATAGGTGCAGCCACACTGTTGGTCTCTTTGAGATATAATTCCCAATCAAACGTTTGGTACGTCTCATACTGGAAAGGACCAGATGATGTTGAAGGAGGCTGAGATACAGTTGGTTGACTATTGGTGCCGGTATAAGATTGCGTTGTCGAAGGGATGCTACTTCCACTAGGGAGGCCAGAAGGTGCAGGAGAGGCTGCAGGAGATGGTTGCTCACCATTGTCTATATTTAAAGACACATAGATTATATATTGTGATAATATATTATGAGAAATAACATTATCGCCATAACAGTAAACATCAATGAGTCTATTAATCTAGGATTATTACTAACTTTTTCTTGATTCACTCTCTTTTTTTTGATGCTTATTAAGACAGAAAGAAGAGCAAAAATCCTTGATTGGAGTATCACGCTGTTCCAGTCTGACTGGAGTCCCTCTAATCACATTATCGCACTGCACGCAGGCCCCTCTGATGTAGGCTTTGCGATACTCGGATAAACAAGTTTCTGAACAAAACTCTTTTTTTCCATGCTGTGTCGGCAGTACGTATTTCAACGGCTGCTTTGTTTCTCCGCACCAAGTGCAGGAACTCTTTGGTTTAGGTGGTCGACCTGGGCCTAAGTTGAAATATTAACTTTAAATAGGTCTGCAAAAACTACATGATGTGATTGTTCAGTCATAAATCTGATTGTTTGaagttattttacaaaatatatcgTTGACACATCtttcttttcaaatcaatGATGCCGAAATATCGTTACGATTTATCTTTCATGTATGGAAGATCATTTAGAAGGTATTAATTTCAAGGTAGTAATAATTCAATATAACGATAGAGATTTACACACTTATTTAATGTAAAAGTACAGATATATAGCATTTGAATAATCTTGCGATtttaattgaagaataaaaaaaaaaagacattagAAGTGAAAGACGAGGTTATTTACGTATTATAACCGTGCGATATATCATACCTCGCATCTTCCCTTGGTTAGCAGACATCCTGGCCGGTAGTAATTTGGCTAATAATATAAGCCAGAAACAAAACTAACCACCATGAATGATTTATGCAACCAACTAACAATGACACCTACAATCAAAAGAATTTGCATCCATTAACGATACACATTTTGGCATCTAGAGAATGCCCCCTGAGCGCGGAAAATTGTTCCCGGGTTGAAAATAATACCGGCTCGGTCGGGATCGCgcagtataattatataaatattatcgatCCGCATTAAGCATTGATTACGTAGGACGTTTGACGATTATTATTCCTACTGTATTTACGTAGTTTTCATTCtgataatattatacaccCACAAGCACAGAGTCTACTGTCAACGCCGCCATATTGCTTTTATATAGTCGCGCGCGGTGTCTCTTGGAACCAAATCCTGTCCGATCCGAACTCGCGCCGAATGCCGCCACGGTGTAAGAATTAAGAGATACCTAGTCCGTCCGACTGCTCTACTATACTCCCAACAGAGACTCTACTAGTCTCTGCTCCCGATGCAAGGCTCTGTGATTGTTGTTTTACTAAAGTCCCCTGTCTCTCCGCCACGTGTATCCTTTGGTGTCATAATAGATGATTGTGAAAACGTATTTTTCCTGTATCTTTATTTCGAACTTGTTTGATCACTTTGTTTCTGCTCACGGAGTTCGTGAACGGATTGTTCATTTGCTCTGGTGCAATTTTAGATTACCCCGTTGATTCATTACAATAAAATGGGAAAGTTCCGCTGTGTACCTAACTGCCAGTACGGGTATCGGCATTCAGAAACACCAGTATCGTTAGTTGGCGTTTCCGAAgatcataatttatttataaagtGGTATTGACGGGTTGTATGTTAAACGTCAGCTTTTGCGTGGATACTAACTGTTCTGAAAgacgatttaaatttttgcgGGCGGTGATTTTTCGGCCTATGCGACACCTGGACTCGGCTGGTGAACTTTGGTAAAATAATCACAGCATCCAGCACGAGTCGGACCACTTATTCTTATTCTGTGACCAGCACCAGGCTGAGTTTCTAGAGTGGGAAGGAACATGGGTCGATGCTTGGGCTAAAGAGAGACTGATGATTTTAGCCAGCGACGAGCCCGTCATTGATTGTCATCACCTCTCGCAAATATGGCATAATAGCGCCATTCAATTATCTTACCGCCCACATGTATCTATTGAACCGACGCGAGTTCGGGGGACATTAGCATTCTCGAGAGTtagagaattaatttttactctcCTCAAGATTGTACTTATCCTGTACTAATTTGAGAGTATGCACATTAAAGTTTTACGCACATTATAAGTAACGGGAATTGAGGGCATAGATATACCCAAAATGCTTGAACGCCACTTTTATTACTTCAGTAGAATTTTTCCGATCTgctattatataatatactttaataaaatataaatttccaTGAAAAATAGGATCACAAGGTAATTATCACTATGATATATCGTGAACCTGCGTAACCGCAGGCTTTATAAACCcgaacaataaatattatgcgtactaaaatataatttcaattattttggaTACAAGTGAatactatatatacatatgtaagtttatatgtatatacatacatgtataagtCAGTCggagaaatttaatttgaaattaaacgaCGTACTTACGTTCTATCAGAATCTCACTCTTATAAACTTGATCATACATGTAACTATTATAGATTCTGTATTCATCATCCAAGATTGTACTACAGCAGATAGCTACAGTAAAGAATATTAGACGTTCAATTTAAACGTTGACTAATTTGGATTGCAAGATATGATgcaatatactatttttcgCCAACTATGACctataaagtttgttttccTGCTTGGTGCTGTTTATACTTCTAGGTATGCAACTCTAAACTTCATTACTGCCAGATGCTGTTTTGGCTTTTGGTTGCTGCTTAATGCGGTAATCAGAAAGTGCTGCCTTGATTGCATCCTCTGCAAGCACTGAAataaggatttttttaattttatagcAATTTACATGCCTACGAATGCAAgttaaaaaaagtttaaaatggatttttaaaaactggaTTTGGAAATATTGCCTTGAATCTCTgatatagaataaaaattatagtttTTACTAAGTCTACTTTACTAAATTACCAGCTAGCTACTGAAAAACCATTTCTAGCACTTGGATTTTGATAcatgaaatattaattattaatttttcatgccAGCAACCCAGTTACATTTCTGATTCATCATACAAATCTTATCTTTAACCTTTCATTACTCGCACTTTGAGCGTGACTTTAGCCTTTAGACAAAAATCCCAATATATGTAACTATATGAGTAACTGTGACTTCATACTTTACTACTTTTCTCTTTGAAATGTTTACTATAGTTGGATATACTCATAATTGATAACTATTTAATGTATAAGAAAAGTATATTAATGTTCAATAAGATCGTGAAATAGTAGCACAGTGCTCATTACACGAGTTAAATcgttgattcaatttttccgACCACGTTGCCAGAGGTGACTTGGAACATCTCAGCTGACAGTAAAGATGATCGATACACACAGTGTGCTTATATACTCTTAGATTTAAAAGAAATTATGttcgatatatatattttcaaaataatcaattaagCTGTTTAATAAAAAGATTTCATGACTATATTTTGACGTGGCAATGTCCCATTTCATTTAACATAGGTGGCAGAGTGCTGTCCGCACAATGAAATTCGTTGTGCAAGCAAGCGCCACTAACGAAAGGTTAACAATGCTATTAGCAATCTAATGGGCTAAAACTTACTCGAACAATGTAGCTTGACTGGTGGAAGGCAAAGTTCCTTTGCAATGTCAGTGTTCTTTAGCTCCAATGCTTGGTCAACctgattataaatattaatagtGATTAGCGATGTTTAAAGTATAATGTACACACAGGATTAATCGAAGCATGAACTTACCGTTTTACCCTTAACCCATTCAGTAGCAAGCGAGCTAGAGGCGATAGCTGATCCGCAGCCAAATGTCTTGAATTTAGCATcagtgatttttccattttcatcaACTTTTATTTGAAGTTTCATGACATCGCCACATGCCGGAGCTCCTACAAGGCCAGTGCCCACAtgtttgtcatttttatcaaGAGAACCAACATTCCTCGGATTTTCATAGTGGTCTAGCACCTGGATAATATTGTAACAACGGGGGAAATTAAGAAAGGACTGAGAGAATCAATGGGTTCACTGCGCGAATTGagcgaacgccgagccaaagaagtctcacaAAACGAggaatattttagaaagaaaGTGGATGTATTTGGTCACGAAGTTCTCTTTTTAAAGTCCAGACACTGActgtttttataataatatttgttgaCCAGCAACCCTATTCATTTTAAGACATATGAAAGCTTTCAGTTTaagatgactactagatcattagaAAGCCGATAACACGGGTGATTGATGATTTCACCCTTTATAACAATATTGAGACATATACAGTTTGTGATATACGAAAAAGTTAAGAAGTAAACGAGTCCGacgttttgaaaatacaatttgAAACTAACAATGTCCGAACTttacgagataaaaaaaatgtatacagattttttttactgttacgcaaaatgtcaaatAGTGAATCGGACATTACGGTAGGTTATCAGGTATGAAATACTTACATTGGCATGATATGACACAACGGGTACACTTCGGGATAGAACACTTGCCGCATCCGTAAATTTTTTCGGCAAAACACGAAGTAAAGACATGGTTGTTGAATATCAACTTGTCTTGATGATTGCGGTTGTCGTTTAAGGAACAGCTCACACGAGCGTCTAGAACAATTCTGAACGAGACGCAGTGCGCGTCGGCACCTCGTGAGCGCCCTGCGCATTCCGTTGACGGCACAGTCATGGACATAGCTGCAGTCAACGCAGTCAACTCACATTTCGCgggaaattcgaaattagACCAGACCCAATAGAGCGTTATCGCGACTGGAGATATATACCATATGTGTAGTATGCATGCCTGtacatcttcagtcaacgtcatgttttttatttcgatatcaatgtatgtatgtacaatactTATTGGTGAATGGCGCATGGAATGCAAATTTAATCAGAATCTAAAATTTATCACGGAGAATGTAACTCGCTTTATCTTGTTGGTTAATTGTAAACAACTTCGCAGATTTCTAGTTTCATAGttatatttcgttttcaaacGGAAATTACAACAAAACCTTAACTTTGTAATTGAGTGTATTCGTTAGTAACTGAATTACGGTACGCGTTTTCACATTCGGCAATGATTTCGTTACTAATTTGGTACACCAAATTATACGTACTTTCATATTATAAATGACTTTAATAGGGGTGGATGCACGTAATGTACGATT includes:
- the LOC124181076 gene encoding polycomb protein Scm, whose protein sequence is MSANQGKMRGPGRPPKPKSSCTWCGETKQPLKYVLPTQHGKKEFCSETCLSEYRKAYIRGACVQCDNVIRGTPVRLEQRDTPIKDFCSSFCLNKHQKKESESRKNNGEQPSPAASPAPSGLPSGSSIPSTTQSYTGTNSQPTVSQPPSTSSGPFQYETYQTFDWELYLKETNSVAAPIDCFKQHEVPPTNEFKMGMKLEALDPRNLTSTCIATVVGVLGPRLRLRLDGSDNKNDFWRLVDSNEIHPIGHCEKSGGMLQPPLGFRMNASSWPMFLLKTLNGAEMAPAKVFKREPKDPRSNLFEVGYKLEAIDKKNPQLICTATVGAVKDDIIHITFDGWRGAFDYWCRYDSRDIFPAGWCFKSGHPLQPPRQKSTGQNRFKSRTSNVLPVLTVSGGEPAVALVSPAGSSVPPQPATEPDTSTANTKTRQFENVTMFVNHNCSSGPYFDPRKVKAMPAQFGSGPMLSVTRDIFQALLMAAISPRQMLSLLKRGEGECINLTLESKPTSVRLPVFLEEEDFYTYIRRQLEDVCACEHMLFRRKEQCTKCPVQQSPSNKRDESNGTAEKRRWSSDSQQNPTTTAPPLQSSPGPVSTNIPTSPTAAKQPRKPVLELEAATSTTQSESPASRISSSEPAEWTIEDVIQYIAATDPALGQHADLFRKHEIDGKALLLLNSDMMMKYMGLKLGPALKICNLVNRIKGRRHLML
- the LOC124181082 gene encoding iron-sulfur cluster assembly enzyme ISCU, mitochondrial, with the protein product MSLLRVLPKKFTDAASVLSRSVPVVSYHANVLDHYENPRNVGSLDKNDKHVGTGLVGAPACGDVMKLQIKVDENGKITDAKFKTFGCGSAIASSSLATEWVKGKTVDQALELKNTDIAKELCLPPVKLHCSMLAEDAIKAALSDYRIKQQPKAKTASGSNEV